DNA sequence from the Streptomyces sp. NBC_01497 genome:
GGGATCAGCGACGCCCCGGGCGGGTGGCTTTGGCCACGCGGTCACCGGGGCGCCGGGCAGGGCTTCGGGCCCGTGCGCGGGGTCAGCGCACGAAGGGGTCCACGGCCACCGCCACGAACAGCAGCGAGACGTAGGTGATGGACCAGTGGAACAGGCGCATCTCCTTGAGCTTCGCGCCGACGACGCCTGCCTTGGCGCGCGCCTGGAGCTTGTGCGCCTCCGCCAGCCACCACGCGCCGGACAGTGCGGCGACCACCGTGTAGAGCCAGCCGGTGTAGCCGAGCGGCGTGAGCGTCAGCGACACCAGGACCATGACCCAGCTGTACGCGACGACCTGCTTGGCGACGGCCGTGTTCGTGGCGACGGCGGGGAGCATCGGTACGCCCACCCGCTCGTAGTCGGTGCGTACCCGCATCATCAGGACCCACGTGTGCGGCGGCGTCCAGAAGAAGATGACGAGGAAGAGGACGACGGCCGCCCACGACATCGAGTCCGTCACGGCCGACCAGCCGATGAGGACCGGCATGCAGCCGGCGATGCCGCCCCAGACCACGTTCTGCGAGGTGCGGCGCTTGAGTCCCATCGTGTAGACGAGCACATAGAAAAGCAGAGCGCCGAGGGCCATCGCCGCCGACAGCCAGTTGATCAGCAAGCCGAACCAGAGCGTCGAGACGACGGCGAGCGTGAGACCGAATACGAGGGCTTCGCGGGGGGAGACCATTCCGGTCACCAGGGGCCGCTGTGACGTCCTGTCCATCAGGGCGTCGATATCACGGTCGATATACATGTTCAGCGCATTGGCGCCGCCCGCGGAGAGATAACCGCCGACGCAGGTCGCGAGGACCAGC
Encoded proteins:
- a CDS encoding heme o synthase, translated to MTAVESRPAGVAATSSPRARRPFGARVKAFVELTKPRIIELLLITTVPVMFLAAQGVPDLWLVLATCVGGYLSAGGANALNMYIDRDIDALMDRTSQRPLVTGMVSPREALVFGLTLAVVSTLWFGLLINWLSAAMALGALLFYVLVYTMGLKRRTSQNVVWGGIAGCMPVLIGWSAVTDSMSWAAVVLFLVIFFWTPPHTWVLMMRVRTDYERVGVPMLPAVATNTAVAKQVVAYSWVMVLVSLTLTPLGYTGWLYTVVAALSGAWWLAEAHKLQARAKAGVVGAKLKEMRLFHWSITYVSLLFVAVAVDPFVR